A window of Amycolatopsis australiensis contains these coding sequences:
- the hsaA gene encoding 3-hydroxy-9,10-secoandrosta-1,3,5(10)-triene-9,17-dione monooxygenase oxygenase subunit: protein MSEQVIAGVRDLLPVLRERAQDTEDARNVPDESVKALQETGFFKMLQPKSFGGLETDPVSFYTAVKLIASACGSTGWVASILGVHPWHVALFDAQAQQEVWGEDEDVRISSSYAPMGKAEVVDGGYRLSGRWSFSSGSGHCTWVLLGGPAFSGGKPVDFCTYLLPIADYAIVDVWDTVGLRGTGSNDIVVEDVFVPQHRALSFIATSKCKVPGQAVNPGPLYRLPYGSVHPTTITAPIIGMAQGAYDAHVEHQRKRVRAAYAGEQSKEDPFAKVRIAEAASEIDAAWLQLTRNIDELYELAKREERLPTDLRLRVRRDQVRGTERAIAAIDRLFENSGGRAIQRGTPIQRFWRDAHAGRVHAANDAERAYVMFGTGAFGLPVENAMY from the coding sequence ATGAGCGAGCAGGTGATCGCCGGGGTCCGGGACCTCCTGCCGGTCCTGCGGGAACGGGCCCAGGACACCGAGGACGCGCGGAACGTCCCCGACGAGTCCGTCAAGGCCCTGCAGGAGACCGGGTTCTTCAAGATGCTGCAGCCGAAGTCCTTCGGTGGCCTCGAAACCGACCCGGTGAGCTTCTACACCGCGGTCAAGCTGATCGCGAGCGCGTGCGGGTCCACCGGCTGGGTCGCGTCCATCCTCGGCGTCCACCCGTGGCACGTCGCGTTGTTCGACGCGCAGGCCCAGCAGGAGGTCTGGGGCGAGGACGAAGACGTGCGGATCTCCTCGTCATACGCCCCGATGGGCAAGGCGGAGGTCGTCGACGGCGGCTACCGGCTCTCCGGCCGCTGGAGCTTCTCCTCCGGCTCCGGCCACTGCACGTGGGTGCTGCTCGGCGGCCCCGCGTTCTCCGGCGGCAAGCCGGTCGACTTCTGCACCTACCTGCTGCCGATCGCGGACTACGCGATCGTGGACGTCTGGGACACGGTCGGCCTGCGCGGCACCGGCTCGAACGACATCGTGGTCGAGGACGTCTTCGTGCCGCAGCACCGGGCGCTGAGCTTCATCGCGACGTCGAAGTGCAAGGTGCCGGGCCAAGCCGTGAACCCCGGTCCGCTGTACCGGCTGCCGTACGGCTCGGTGCACCCGACGACGATCACCGCGCCGATCATCGGCATGGCCCAAGGTGCCTACGACGCGCACGTCGAGCACCAGCGCAAGCGCGTGCGGGCGGCGTACGCCGGTGAACAGTCCAAAGAGGACCCGTTCGCCAAGGTGCGGATAGCCGAGGCGGCCAGCGAGATCGACGCGGCCTGGCTGCAGCTGACCCGCAACATCGACGAGCTGTACGAGCTGGCCAAGCGCGAGGAGCGGCTCCCGACCGACCTTCGGCTGCGCGTCCGGCGTGACCAGGTGCGCGGCACCGAACGCGCGATCGCCGCGATCGACCGGCTCTTCGAGAACTCCGGCGGCCGCGCGATCCAGCGCGGTACGCCGATCCAGCGCTTCTGGCGCGACGCGCACGCGGGCCGCGTCCACGCGGCGAACGACGCCGAACGCGCGTACGTCATGTTCGGCACCGGCGCCTTCGGGCTCCCCGTCGAGAATGCGATGTACTGA
- a CDS encoding Smr/MutS family protein gives MKLKLDLHDIYNRGGEIDRALRAIIDEAVAKKAPLVEIIPGKGSGQLKKHVLRFLERKDVKALYHRVEKDKDNFGRVFVHFRWK, from the coding sequence GTGAAGCTGAAGCTGGATCTGCACGACATCTACAACCGCGGCGGCGAGATCGACCGGGCGCTGCGCGCGATCATCGACGAAGCCGTCGCCAAGAAGGCACCGCTGGTGGAGATCATCCCCGGCAAGGGCTCGGGCCAGCTGAAGAAGCACGTCCTGCGGTTCCTCGAGCGCAAGGACGTCAAGGCGCTCTACCACCGGGTGGAGAAGGACAAGGACAACTTCGGCCGGGTGTTCGTGCACTTCCGCTGGAAGTGA
- the hsaD gene encoding 4,5:9,10-diseco-3-hydroxy-5,9,17-trioxoandrosta-1(10),2-diene-4-oate hydrolase has translation MAPEGKYVRAGSLDLHYHEAGAEHAETVILLHGGGPGASAWSNFGRNLPVFAKHYRTIAVDQPGFGRSDKPAEHPQYFRHSADAVVGLMDALGVERAHFVGNSLGGGAAVRLALNHGKRAGRLVLMGPGGLSVNVFAPDPTEGVKNLGRFAAKPSRERMAAFLRIMVHDQSLITDELIDERFAAANTPESLAAMRAMGMSFAQPGTYEEGLLWREAHRLRQRVLLVWGREDRVNPLDGALLALKTIPRAQLHVFGGCGHWAQLEKFDEFNRLALDFLGSS, from the coding sequence ATGGCTCCGGAAGGCAAGTACGTCCGAGCGGGCAGTCTGGACCTGCACTACCACGAGGCCGGCGCCGAGCACGCCGAGACGGTGATCCTGCTGCACGGCGGCGGGCCCGGCGCGTCCGCGTGGAGCAACTTCGGGCGCAACCTGCCGGTGTTCGCCAAGCACTACCGCACGATCGCCGTCGACCAGCCCGGCTTCGGCCGGTCGGACAAGCCTGCCGAGCACCCGCAGTACTTCCGGCACAGCGCGGACGCCGTCGTCGGCCTGATGGACGCCCTCGGCGTCGAACGCGCCCACTTCGTCGGCAATTCGCTGGGCGGGGGAGCGGCGGTCCGGCTGGCGCTGAACCACGGCAAGCGGGCCGGGCGGCTCGTCCTCATGGGGCCGGGCGGCCTGAGCGTCAACGTCTTCGCGCCCGACCCGACCGAAGGGGTCAAGAACCTCGGCCGGTTCGCCGCGAAACCGTCCCGCGAACGCATGGCAGCGTTCCTGCGGATCATGGTCCACGACCAGTCGCTGATCACCGACGAACTGATCGACGAGCGCTTCGCCGCGGCGAACACCCCGGAGTCGCTGGCCGCCATGCGGGCCATGGGCATGTCGTTCGCGCAGCCGGGCACCTACGAAGAAGGCCTGCTCTGGCGCGAAGCCCACCGCCTCCGCCAGCGCGTGCTGCTGGTCTGGGGACGCGAGGACCGCGTCAACCCGCTGGACGGCGCGCTGCTGGCCCTGAAAACCATCCCCCGCGCGCAGCTGCACGTGTTCGGCGGCTGCGGGCACTGGGCCCAGCTGGAGAAGTTCGACGAGTTCAACCGGCTGGCCCTCGACTTCCTCGGGAGTTCCTGA
- the hsaB gene encoding 3-hydroxy-9,10-secoandrosta-1,3,5(10)-triene-9,17-dione monooxygenase reductase subunit → MTSVAVGRTEFRSVLGHFCTGVTVITGRDGDTLAGFACQSFAALSLDPPLVLFCPAKTSRTWPVLAAAGRFAVNVLAEDQQEVSAVFGARGEDKFARFRWTPAPSGAPLLEGALTWIDCALEAVHEAGDHYVVIGRVTALGAPSDARPLLFHRGRYAVTEPARDALAALMPWPRPDDWL, encoded by the coding sequence ATGACGTCCGTGGCGGTCGGCCGGACCGAGTTCCGCAGCGTGCTCGGGCACTTCTGCACGGGCGTCACGGTGATCACCGGCCGCGACGGCGACACGCTCGCCGGGTTCGCCTGCCAGTCGTTCGCCGCGCTGTCGCTCGATCCGCCGCTGGTGCTGTTCTGTCCGGCGAAGACCTCACGGACGTGGCCGGTGCTGGCCGCGGCGGGCCGGTTCGCGGTCAACGTGCTGGCCGAGGACCAGCAGGAGGTCAGCGCGGTGTTCGGCGCCCGCGGCGAAGACAAGTTCGCCCGGTTTCGCTGGACGCCGGCGCCGTCGGGCGCCCCGCTCCTCGAGGGCGCGCTGACCTGGATCGACTGCGCGCTGGAAGCCGTCCACGAGGCGGGGGACCACTACGTCGTGATCGGCCGGGTCACGGCGCTGGGCGCGCCCTCGGACGCGCGGCCGCTGCTGTTCCACCGCGGCCGGTACGCGGTCACCGAGCCGGCGCGGGACGCGCTTGCGGCGTTGATGCCGTGGCCGCGTCCCGATGACTGGCTCTGA
- a CDS encoding MBL fold metallo-hydrolase: MRKTIGALRDLPAAFGAKATGARAERVRSSPQFDGKVFRNAAPRHPMTAAAMRTIFREMFFGEHRELRKPAGAVPLVAAAPAESADGLHVTWYGHASALVELDGARVLLDPVWSDRVSPAAFAGPRRLHEPPVPLSGLGRIDAVVISHDHYDHLDLATVRALVAGSRAPFLVPLGVGAHLERWRVPAERIIELDWHEEATVAGVRFVATPAQHFSGRGITNDDTLWTSWVLAGPAHRVFYSGDTGYFDGFAKIGEEHGPFDVALIQVGAYAPHWPDIHMTPEEGVAAGLDVRAKLLVPVHWATFQLAMHPWGEPADRVWREAKTADLPLAVPRPGERIDAAAPPPVDGWWQAL, encoded by the coding sequence ATGAGGAAGACGATCGGGGCTCTCCGGGACCTGCCGGCGGCGTTCGGCGCGAAGGCCACCGGCGCGCGGGCCGAGCGCGTCCGGTCCTCGCCGCAGTTCGACGGGAAGGTGTTCCGCAACGCGGCGCCGCGGCACCCGATGACCGCGGCGGCGATGCGGACCATCTTCCGCGAGATGTTCTTCGGCGAGCACCGCGAGCTGCGCAAGCCGGCCGGCGCGGTGCCGCTGGTCGCGGCGGCGCCCGCCGAATCCGCCGACGGCCTGCACGTGACCTGGTACGGCCACGCGTCGGCGCTGGTCGAGCTGGACGGCGCCCGCGTGCTGCTCGACCCGGTGTGGAGCGACCGGGTCTCGCCCGCGGCGTTCGCCGGCCCGCGGCGGCTGCACGAGCCACCGGTGCCGCTGTCCGGGCTCGGCCGCATCGACGCGGTGGTGATCTCGCACGACCACTACGACCACCTCGACCTGGCGACGGTCCGCGCGCTGGTCGCCGGTTCGCGCGCACCGTTCCTGGTCCCGCTCGGCGTCGGCGCGCACCTGGAACGCTGGCGCGTCCCGGCCGAGCGGATCATCGAGCTGGACTGGCACGAGGAGGCGACGGTGGCGGGTGTCCGCTTCGTCGCCACCCCGGCCCAGCACTTCTCCGGCCGCGGCATCACCAACGACGACACGCTGTGGACGTCGTGGGTCCTGGCCGGGCCGGCCCACCGGGTGTTCTACAGCGGCGACACTGGCTACTTCGACGGCTTCGCGAAGATCGGCGAGGAGCACGGCCCGTTCGACGTGGCGCTGATCCAGGTCGGCGCGTACGCCCCGCACTGGCCGGACATCCACATGACGCCAGAGGAAGGTGTCGCCGCGGGGCTCGACGTGCGGGCGAAGCTGCTGGTGCCGGTGCACTGGGCCACGTTCCAGCTGGCGATGCACCCGTGGGGCGAGCCGGCGGACCGGGTGTGGCGCGAAGCGAAAACGGCCGACCTGCCCCTGGCGGTCCCCCGCCCGGGCGAGCGCATCGACGCGGCGGCTCCCCCGCCCGTGGACGGGTGGTGGCAGGCGCTGTGA
- the hsaC gene encoding iron-dependent extradiol dioxygenase HsaC — MGIRSLGYLRIEATDMAAWREYGLKVLGMVEGSGTDPDALYLRMDDFPARLVIAPGSADRLAVTGWEVANAGDLAELRSRLDSASVPYKEGTPEELTDRRVDELISFDDPSGNTQEVFHGVALQHRRVVSPYGHKFVTGEQGLGHVVLSTTDDEASLRFYRDVLGFRLRDSMRLPPQLVGRPADGPPAWLRFFGCNPRHHSLAFLPMPTPSGIVHLMVEVENTDDVGLCLDRAIRRKVPLSATLGRHVNDLMLSFYMKTPGGFDVEFGCEGRQVDDDNWIARESTAVSLWGHDFSVGARPPGA, encoded by the coding sequence ATGGGCATCCGGTCACTGGGCTACCTCCGCATCGAAGCCACCGACATGGCGGCCTGGCGCGAGTACGGGCTCAAGGTGCTCGGCATGGTCGAAGGCAGCGGCACCGACCCGGACGCGCTCTACCTGCGCATGGACGACTTCCCCGCCCGGCTGGTCATCGCGCCCGGCTCGGCGGACCGCTTGGCGGTCACCGGCTGGGAGGTCGCCAACGCGGGTGACCTGGCCGAGCTGCGGTCCCGTTTGGACAGTGCGTCGGTGCCGTACAAGGAAGGCACGCCGGAGGAGCTGACCGACCGGCGCGTCGACGAGCTGATCAGCTTCGACGACCCGTCCGGCAACACCCAGGAGGTGTTCCACGGCGTCGCGCTGCAGCACCGGCGGGTCGTGAGCCCGTACGGCCACAAGTTCGTCACCGGCGAGCAGGGTCTCGGGCACGTCGTGTTGTCCACGACGGACGACGAGGCGTCGCTGCGGTTCTACCGGGACGTCCTCGGCTTCCGGCTGCGCGACTCGATGCGCCTGCCGCCGCAGCTGGTCGGGCGTCCGGCCGACGGCCCGCCCGCGTGGCTGCGGTTCTTCGGCTGCAACCCGCGCCACCACAGCCTGGCGTTCCTGCCGATGCCGACGCCGAGCGGGATCGTGCACCTGATGGTCGAGGTGGAGAACACCGACGACGTCGGCCTGTGCCTCGACCGCGCGATCCGGCGCAAGGTGCCGCTGTCGGCCACGCTCGGCCGGCACGTCAACGACCTGATGCTGTCGTTCTACATGAAGACCCCCGGCGGCTTCGACGTCGAGTTCGGCTGCGAAGGCCGCCAGGTCGACGACGACAACTGGATCGCGCGCGAGAGCACCGCGGTTTCCCTGTGGGGCCACGACTTCTCGGTCGGCGCGCGGCCCCCGGGCGCATGA
- a CDS encoding FAD-binding protein, with the protein MDELVADVVIVGFGAAGACAALEAADAGADVVIVERFAGGGASAVSGGVVYAGGGTAQQLDAGVDDSVDAMYAYLRREAGDVVSEATLRRFCEGSREMITWLEGNGVPFEGSLCPYKTSYPSDAHYLYYSGSEAAGGFREAAKPAPRGHRVKGPGTSGKMLMTRLNEAVRARGVRVLTQTTGRALVRDDEGRVTGLVADTLSGAPAGVRARHQRFAQYAAKPGIYVPSLRKSLHRRVERFERAHGRELRITARRGVVLAAGGFIANREMVREHAPKYRGGLALGTSADDGSGIRLGVEAGAATGGLGRISAWRFVTPPSAFLGGIIVDAGGHRVIDESRYGAAVGEKLIEEHDGKGWLLVDAPIVAQARRDGRAQSQWFQWLQLRYLLRRGRVVGRTLDEVARKAGIDAAGLRASVEAYHGDHDPTGKPGEFRRRLETPPFSLIDISVRPNLGYPTPMLTLGGLVVDEDTGAVRSTAGVPIPGLYAAGRTAVGICSRSYVSGLSLADCVFSGRRAGINSALAQGVLDKNENVF; encoded by the coding sequence ATGGACGAACTCGTCGCGGACGTGGTCATCGTGGGGTTCGGGGCGGCCGGCGCCTGCGCCGCCCTCGAAGCGGCCGACGCGGGCGCCGACGTCGTCATCGTCGAGCGGTTCGCCGGCGGAGGCGCGAGCGCGGTCAGCGGGGGCGTGGTCTACGCGGGCGGCGGCACCGCCCAGCAGCTCGACGCGGGCGTCGACGACTCCGTCGACGCGATGTACGCCTACCTGCGCCGGGAGGCCGGCGACGTCGTCTCCGAGGCGACGCTGCGGCGGTTCTGCGAGGGCAGCCGCGAGATGATCACCTGGCTGGAGGGCAACGGCGTGCCGTTCGAAGGCAGCCTGTGCCCGTACAAGACGTCGTATCCGAGCGACGCGCACTACCTGTACTACTCCGGCAGCGAGGCCGCGGGCGGCTTCCGGGAGGCGGCGAAGCCCGCGCCGCGCGGCCACCGCGTCAAGGGGCCGGGTACCTCGGGAAAGATGCTGATGACGCGCCTCAACGAAGCCGTGCGCGCCCGCGGTGTCCGCGTGCTGACCCAGACGACCGGGCGGGCGCTGGTCCGCGACGACGAGGGCCGGGTCACCGGGCTCGTCGCCGACACGCTTTCCGGCGCTCCCGCGGGCGTGCGGGCCCGGCACCAGCGCTTCGCGCAGTACGCCGCGAAGCCCGGCATCTACGTGCCGTCGCTGCGCAAGTCCCTGCACCGGCGGGTCGAGCGCTTCGAACGCGCGCACGGCCGGGAGCTGCGGATCACCGCCCGGCGCGGCGTCGTGCTCGCCGCGGGCGGGTTCATCGCGAACCGCGAGATGGTCCGCGAGCACGCGCCGAAGTACCGCGGCGGGCTCGCGCTCGGCACGTCGGCCGACGACGGCTCGGGCATCCGGCTCGGCGTCGAAGCCGGGGCCGCGACCGGCGGACTGGGCCGGATCTCCGCGTGGCGGTTCGTGACACCGCCCAGCGCGTTCCTCGGCGGGATCATCGTCGACGCCGGGGGACACCGGGTGATCGACGAGTCCCGCTACGGCGCCGCCGTCGGCGAGAAGCTCATCGAAGAGCACGACGGCAAGGGCTGGCTGCTCGTCGACGCGCCGATCGTCGCGCAGGCGCGGCGGGACGGCCGCGCGCAGAGCCAGTGGTTCCAGTGGCTGCAGCTGCGGTACCTGCTGCGCCGCGGCCGCGTGGTCGGCCGGACGCTCGACGAGGTCGCGCGCAAGGCCGGAATCGACGCCGCGGGCCTGCGCGCGAGCGTCGAGGCCTACCACGGCGACCACGACCCCACCGGCAAGCCCGGCGAATTCCGGCGGCGGCTGGAGACCCCGCCGTTCTCGCTCATCGACATCTCCGTGCGGCCCAACCTCGGCTATCCCACGCCGATGCTGACCCTCGGCGGCCTGGTCGTGGACGAGGACACCGGCGCGGTGCGGAGCACGGCTGGGGTGCCGATCCCCGGGCTGTACGCCGCCGGCCGCACCGCGGTGGGAATCTGTTCCAGGTCCTACGTGAGCGGGTTGTCCCTGGCCGACTGCGTGTTTTCCGGCCGCAGGGCGGGGATCAACAGTGCCCTGGCGCAGGGCGTTCTCGACAAAAACGAGAACGTGTTCTAG
- a CDS encoding Rv1733c family protein, with product MRGPSGRIARFRRRLHPGRNPLARLGDRVEAALLVLVFAGALLALPFAAAFGSDTYAAQTARAEQERTTRHPATAVSLTAAPSQSYSTDGAGAPADQTTVRAAWFDARGTRHTGDVLADAGSPAGTQVPVWLDQRGELTSEPLTPSTSAADGIFAAILLWVAITGALLGLYGAVRLVVSRLHAAAWDRAWAQARHDSRF from the coding sequence ATGCGTGGGCCCAGCGGACGGATCGCCCGGTTCCGGCGCCGGTTGCACCCCGGCCGCAACCCGCTGGCCCGGTTGGGCGACCGCGTCGAGGCGGCGCTGCTCGTCCTGGTGTTCGCCGGCGCGCTGCTGGCCCTCCCGTTCGCGGCGGCGTTCGGCTCGGACACCTACGCGGCCCAGACCGCCCGCGCCGAGCAGGAGCGCACCACCCGCCACCCGGCGACGGCGGTCTCGCTGACCGCGGCACCCAGCCAGTCCTACAGCACCGACGGCGCCGGCGCCCCGGCCGACCAGACGACGGTCCGCGCGGCGTGGTTCGACGCCCGCGGCACCCGCCACACGGGTGACGTCCTCGCGGACGCGGGCAGCCCGGCGGGCACGCAGGTCCCGGTGTGGCTCGACCAGCGCGGCGAGCTGACGAGCGAACCGCTCACGCCGTCGACGTCGGCAGCGGACGGCATCTTCGCGGCGATCCTGCTGTGGGTCGCGATCACGGGCGCGCTGCTGGGCCTGTACGGCGCCGTCCGGCTGGTGGTGAGCCGCCTGCACGCGGCGGCGTGGGACCGCGCGTGGGCGCAAGCGCGGCACGACAGCCGGTTCTGA